The segment tctctctctctctctctctctctctctctctctctctttctcactctccccctcaatctctctctctctctctctctctccctttctctctccctccccctccatctcccccctctctctctctctctctctctctctctctctctctctctctctctctctctctctctctctctctctctctctctctctctctctctcaatctccctccccctctctctctcttctctttctccctcccctctctctctctctctctctctctctctctctctctctctctctctctctctctctttctcactctccccctcaatctctctctctctctctctcctctcctctcctctccctccccccatctccccctctctctctctctctctctctctctctctctctctctctctctctctctctctctctctctctctctctctctctctctctctcctcaatctctctctccccctctctcctcctctccccctctctcatctctccctcctctctctctctctctctctctctctctctctctccctctctctctctctctctccatctctctctctctctctctctctctctctctctctctctctctctctctctctctcttctctcctctctcacccctctctctctctttccatctctcctctctctctctctctctctctctctctctctctctctctctctctctctctctctcctccctctctctctccctctctctctctcttctctttctcactcccctccatctccccctctctctctctctctctctctttctctctctctctctctctctctctctctctctctctctctctctctctctctctctcgttttctctctccccctctctctctctctctctcttctctctctctctccctctcccatctctcccctctcctctctctctctctctctctctctctctctctctctctctttctctctccctctctctctctctctctctctctctctctctctctctctctctctctctcccctctcatctcctctctctctctctctctctccctctctctctctctctctctccctctctctctctctctctctcccccccccctcctctctctctctctctctctctctctcaatctctccttctctctcgctattcctctttttctctctccctccatctccccctctctctctctctctctctcactcactctctccctctctctctctctctccctctccctctccatctccctctccttctctctctctctctttctcactctccctctctctctctctctcttctctctctctctccctcccccatccccctctctctctctcctctctctctctctctctctctctctctctctctctctctctcctctcccctctctctctctctctcctctctctctctctctctctcctctctctctctctctctccctccctccatctccccctctctctctctctctctctctctctctctctctctctctctctctctctctctctctctcctctctctctctctctctctcactcccccctctctctctctctctctctctctctccccctctcgctatttctctttctctccctccctccatctcccctctctctctctctctctctctctttcacactcccccctctctctctctctctctctctctctctctctccccctccccctccatctctctctctctctctctctctctctctctctctctctctctctctctcgtttctcactctcccctctctctctctctctctctctctctctctctctctccctccccccatctccccctcctctctctctctctctctctctttctcaatctcctccccctctctcgctattcctctttttctccccctccatctccccctctctctctctctctctctctttctctttcgctcccccccctctctctctctctctccctccccctccatctcctctcttctctctctctctctctctctctcccctctctctctctctctctctctccccccccatctccccccctctctctctctcctctctctctcctccctcccccatctcccccctctctctctctctctctctctctctctctctctttctcactctcccccctcaatctctctctctctctctctctctctctctctccctccccctcccctctctctctctctctctctctctctctctctctctctctctctctctctctctctctctctctctctttctcaatctctctctctctctctctctctcttctctctctctccctcctccatctccccctctctctctctctctctctctctctctctctctctctctctctctctctctctcctctctctttctcactcgctccccctctctctctctctctctctctctctctctctctctctctctctctctctctctctctctcctctccccctctccatctccccctctatctctctctctctctctctctctctctctctctctctctcttttctcaatctccctcccccctctctcgctattcctctttttctctcccctccatctccccctctctctctctctttctcactcgctCCCCTcctactccatctccccctttctctctcgctcttcatctccctctctctttaccataATATCCAAACAGCTATAATCACTGCCCCTGGTACTATATTCATAGGGTCATGGTTTATACAGAGTTTAAATAGACTtcacctcacccccctctctccctccatctcccccctccctctctctctctctctctctctctctctctctctctctctctctctctctctctctctctctctctctctctttctcactcgctcccccctctccctctctatctctctatgtctctctctctctgtctctctggcactCTGCCAGATCTTCATTCTCTCGGCCAAATTACACCCCCctctcccgtctccctctctctcattcagccTCCTGGCTAGATCTCAGTGTTTCATATTTGGAGGCCTTGCAATCGATACAGTGTGTCTGTGATTGGGTTGCCACGCGTGATTAATTTCTGTAACCTTGGTGATAGTTTGATATGGAGTCTCTGGCTGAAACCCTCTGtattatgtgtgagtgtgtgcagacaggagtgagtgtgtgcagacaggagaggaaggaaaatgaaaagaggggaggggagaggaagggaaaggcaaggagaggagagggtcgagaggagtggagaggagtggagaagagaggagaggaggggagaggagaggagaagaagggaaaggagtggagaggagtcgagaagagaagagaggagaggagaagaaggaaaggagtggagaggagaagaagggaaaggagtggagaggagaagagaaggggggagaggagaggagaagaagggaaaggagtcgagaagagaggagagtaggggagaggagaggagaagaagggaaattagtggagaagagaagaggggagaggagaggagaagggaaaggagtggagaggagtcgagaagagaggagagtaggggagaggagaggagaagaagggaaaggagtggagaagagaagagaaaaggggagaggagaggtatcgaTTGACTGTAGCTCTGAGGCTCTTCGCCCTCCttagtctctcctccatctttctctttttatctctccctctctcacgtgAAATAGTTTGGTGTTGATTTCAAATGATTGTGTGTTTAAAACAAGTGATTATTTGACCCTAAATGTTCTCTTGGGTgtttctgtttatctctctttttccctctctccctatctctctctctttccctctctctccctttctctccttcccatctatctctgctctAGAACTCCATCCGCCACAACCTGTCTCTCCACACTCGGTTTGTCCGTGTCCAGAATGAGGGGACAGGGAAGAGTTCCTGGTGGATGCTGAACCCAGAGGGAGGGAAGATGGGGAAGGGACCGCGACGACGCGCCGCCACAATTGACTGCCCCAACGGCACCAAGTACCTGAAGAGTAAAGGACGGGCCAGGGGTAAGAGGCCTGGAGCCGGAGCTGGCAGTGGAGCTGTTGGTCGGGGCAGGCGGCAGGGTTACGGCCTGGGTCACGGGGCTCGACCGGGGATGCATCAGGGGTCTCCGGAGCATGGTAGTCCTGCAGGGAAGGGCGGAGctggggtgggaggagaggagtacgATGCCTGGACGGATCTCCACTCCCGGACCTCCTCTTCGGCTTCGACACTTAGTGGCTGCCTTTCTCCCATCCTGGCCGAGGCTGAGCCAGATGAGCCAGAGGAAGGAGGCCTTTCCTGCTCCACCTCCCCCCGCCTCTATCCTAGCCCTACCGCAACACGCTCCCCTGCCCTGGGCACTGGGGGGCACTGCCCAGGAACCTCCTTGGAGCTGCCCCAACTCACTGACCTGACTGGGGCTATCAGCCTGGAAGAGGGCTACCCCCACCCCCAGAACCACCAAACCCAGCCTCGTAATGGCTACCCCAGCCCCTACGGCACCGGCCCCAAGGGGGAAGGCTCCTACTGCGGCCCCGTCTACGGGCAGCCGCCCCTGGCCATGCTGCAGCTCCATGCCCCCATGCCCATGCAGACCATTCAGGAGAACAAGCGAGCCAGCTTCCAGCGCCCCCTGAGGGCCTACTCAGAGAACAATGCACTGCAGAGCCTGCTGACCGGAGGGCCTGGAGGTCCTCAGTACTGCAGTAAGGACATGGTCACACTGGGAGGGCAAGGAGGGGAGTCACACACGCTGCTGACCCAGGTAACCAACGGGGTTCACAGCCACAATCAGAGTCGCAGCAGCCACAATCATAGCCATAGCAACCATAATCATAATAACCACGAGCATGGACACAATTCAGGCCCACACAATGGTCACGGCTCAGTTCATGACCAGAACCCCAGCGGTCATCTTCAGAATGGCCTCCAAAATCATGGTCAACCCAACCTGGACTATAACCATAGCCACAAACAACACCTCAGCCCGGCCACTGACTACAACCAGAGTCACAACCACAAACTGAACACAAGCCATGACCACACTCACCAGTCCAACCAGGGTCACCTCCACGGTCACCTCCAGGGTGGACCCAGACCTCCAGCCCTCCAGGCTCTTTCTCCCAGAGTCAACACAGACATCCTGCAGCCGTACAGCCTCAAAACCCCCACCCCAACTCCTAGCCACTATGGCCCCCTCGccccccacctccccaccccCAACCCCTCGTCCCTTCCCTCCAACCCTGCCTCTGTTCTAGACATACCCCAGGACCCCTGCCTCCGCCTGGCCTCCGCCCCGGCACCTCACCCCCACCCTCGCCACCAGCCCTACCCCGGTACCACCTACCACCAGGGTATAACTATGACTGACTCCTGGCATGGCTACTACCACCATACTCTTCACCCCACCCAGAACTACCAGGGCCACCCCCACCACAGCACTCACCACCCCAGCCGCATGGCTCCAGACCTGGATGTAAACGTAGACATTCTCCCCAGCAGCCTAGACTGTGACGTGGAGTCCATCCACCTCAATGACTTCATGGACAcagaggggatggggatggggatggactTCAACTTTGACGGCTCGCTGTCTCAAGGAGTGGGCATGGGCATGAGCATAGCCGCTTTCGCTGGAGCGCCGCAGGGACATCACAGCCAGAACTGGGTGCCTGGGTGAAGGGGATTGGTCAGGGAAGCCCAAGGACCAATCAGGACACAGCAGAAAGGCTTTTACCCACAAGGCCGAGCtgcagaggtcagaggttagggatCAGGGTCGGAGCGTACCCTtggactgactgattgactgtgaTGCTTAATGCTCCAAGACAAAATAACTGAATGTGTCTTGTCATGTTGTTTCCCGAGGGTCCCTTTAACTGTACAATCTAtgttctctcattctttctcttcctctctctttgttcattctatccctttctctccctctctctgtgttctctttcTCATTCCTTCTACACTCTAGTGGTGCCACAGCACCCTCCCAGCTCTGTGCTATCCCCCTGGTTCATGTCCTTCAGTTTGTCTGCTCTACTTTATCAATCATTTCTTGGCCATCCATAAGCTCTCAAGCACTTTACATCCATCGCTTTCAAAACAGATGCAGTATAACAAAGACCAGGGGAAAGTCAGTCTCTGTTGGCTTAAGTTGAATTTATGCAAACCCCTTTATTATCCATCTCTTCTTGTAAAAAAAGAGAGAGGCGGTATCTTACTTGAGAACAGGATCAAAGAACTGCATAAATAAATGGGTTCAGCAGGTTGAGATGCTCTTCAGAATGTTTTGCATACTGGTTGGAAAGTAGGGAGGTCGggtggatggaaggagggatggatgtagggtAGGAAGAGGGGCTGCACCAGGGTCAGTGCAAATTCTCCTTCTTCCTCAATGATGGTGGGATGAAAAGAggcagggatagagggat is part of the Oncorhynchus gorbuscha isolate QuinsamMale2020 ecotype Even-year linkage group LG09, OgorEven_v1.0, whole genome shotgun sequence genome and harbors:
- the LOC124043371 gene encoding forkhead box protein O6-like, whose translation is MLMMEKNGMDAHQVGINHEYELEGRPRSCWPLPPCPEDFPRGVDEANRGLPLASIKLEQLQYNVPTCRGGAAEGRGGAPVELKHPSGAPVPIAPGAPTCMSGASLDVAGQLRKAKSSRRNAWGNQSYADLITRAIESVPEKRLTLSQVYDWMVRFVPYFKDKGDSNSSAGWKNSIRHNLSLHTRFVRVQNEGTGKSSWWMLNPEGGKMGKGPRRRAATIDCPNGTKYLKSKGRARGKRPGAGAGSGAVGRGRRQGYGLGHGARPGMHQGSPEHGSPAGKGGAGVGGEEYDAWTDLHSRTSSSASTLSGCLSPILAEAEPDEPEEGGLSCSTSPRLYPSPTATRSPALGTGGHCPGTSLELPQLTDLTGAISLEEGYPHPQNHQTQPRNGYPSPYGTGPKGEGSYCGPVYGQPPLAMLQLHAPMPMQTIQENKRASFQRPLRAYSENNALQSLLTGGPGGPQYCSKDMVTLGGQGGESHTLLTQVTNGVHSHNQSRSSHNHSHSNHNHNNHEHGHNSGPHNGHGSVHDQNPSGHLQNGLQNHGQPNLDYNHSHKQHLSPATDYNQSHNHKLNTSHDHTHQSNQGHLHGHLQGGPRPPALQALSPRVNTDILQPYSLKTPTPTPSHYGPLAPHLPTPNPSSLPSNPASVLDIPQDPCLRLASAPAPHPHPRHQPYPGTTYHQGITMTDSWHGYYHHTLHPTQNYQGHPHHSTHHPSRMAPDLDVNVDILPSSLDCDVESIHLNDFMDTEGMGMGMDFNFDGSLSQGVGMGMSIAAFAGAPQGHHSQNWVPG